Proteins from a single region of Acidobacteriota bacterium:
- the cas2 gene encoding CRISPR-associated endonuclease Cas2, which translates to MFLVIAYDISDDKRRLRISRELDRWGNRTQFSVFECDLDERDEAAMTENLRALLVENDALRIYKLCEACLDRCLVIGGKPPAEDQAFYEV; encoded by the coding sequence ATGTTTCTTGTAATCGCATACGACATATCGGATGACAAGCGGCGCCTGCGAATATCGCGGGAACTTGACCGCTGGGGCAATCGTACGCAGTTTTCGGTTTTTGAGTGCGACCTTGACGAGCGGGACGAGGCGGCGATGACCGAAAACCTGCGGGCGCTGCTCGTGGAAAATGACGCATTGCGGATTTACAAGCTTTGCGAGGCGTGTCTCGATCGGTGTCTGGTTATCGGCGGAAAACCACCGGCGGAGGATCAGGCTTTTTACGAAGTTTAG
- the cas6 gene encoding CRISPR system precrRNA processing endoribonuclease RAMP protein Cas6, which translates to MFHFSKFQFEIELLDDNAPLGFWAPRLRGGYGDVLKREVCVNPELTDCTDCELFAGRVCDFPFMFKPRRELYPELPVGKPLGSNENLPVPYVISGPLDIDVPLKRGSRVTFEFVALGRTTERAMRILDTFGKFGLKGLDVKSRNQNLEKARFQLVDVRDMIGAGRSLRAGDSFGKPFVVDAGVYGNGLATVGEPNAIVLEFTSPVTLYYDRSPVLAGARPIARGKVARRPADFYDIMDAVADRVGRVWQAYGDDWPGQAEFFRWKNRLLAAAKRIEIIGGELRLKSYHRYSKDDRREIRMDGFTGTIACRGDFSELIEVLLIGELLHIGESTAFGFGAYKMAF; encoded by the coding sequence ATGTTTCACTTTTCAAAATTCCAATTCGAGATCGAACTCCTCGATGATAACGCGCCGTTAGGGTTTTGGGCGCCGCGGCTGAGGGGCGGTTACGGTGATGTCCTCAAGCGCGAGGTCTGCGTTAATCCTGAACTTACGGACTGCACCGATTGCGAACTTTTCGCTGGGCGCGTCTGCGACTTTCCGTTTATGTTCAAACCGCGTCGGGAACTCTACCCGGAACTGCCCGTCGGCAAGCCGCTCGGCAGCAATGAAAACCTGCCGGTTCCGTACGTCATCTCGGGGCCGTTGGACATCGATGTTCCGCTCAAACGCGGCAGCCGCGTTACGTTCGAATTCGTTGCGCTTGGCCGAACGACTGAACGCGCGATGAGGATTCTCGACACTTTCGGCAAATTTGGCTTGAAGGGTCTGGATGTGAAATCGCGGAATCAAAATCTCGAAAAAGCGCGATTTCAGCTCGTCGATGTCCGCGATATGATCGGCGCCGGACGATCGTTGCGGGCCGGCGATTCGTTCGGCAAACCGTTTGTCGTCGACGCCGGCGTTTACGGCAACGGTCTGGCGACGGTTGGCGAACCGAACGCGATCGTTTTGGAATTCACTTCGCCCGTAACCCTTTATTACGATCGCTCGCCGGTTTTGGCCGGAGCCCGTCCGATCGCGCGCGGGAAGGTGGCGCGACGCCCGGCCGACTTTTACGATATTATGGATGCGGTCGCGGATCGCGTCGGAAGGGTCTGGCAAGCATACGGCGACGACTGGCCCGGGCAGGCGGAGTTTTTTCGTTGGAAAAACCGCTTGCTTGCGGCGGCCAAAAGAATTGAGATCATCGGTGGAGAATTGCGGCTCAAGTCGTATCATCGATACTCAAAAGACGATCGGCGCGAAATCCGGATGGACGGATTCACCGGAACTATCGCCTGTCGCGGCGATTTTTCGGAATTGATCGAAGTTTTGCTGATCGGCGAGTTGCTTCATATAGGCGAATCGACCGCGTTTGGTTTCGGGGCATACAAAATGGCGTTTTGA
- a CDS encoding transposase gives MKVLVYAYLRNIYSSRKIEQALQENVHFMWPPATRGRTTTRWRTFGRSG, from the coding sequence TTGAAGGTGCTGGTTTACGCGTATCTTCGGAATATCTATTCGTCCCGGAAGATCGAGCAGGCGTTGCAGGAAAACGTGCATTTCATGTGGCCGCCGGCAACGCGAGGCCGGACCACAACACGCTGGCGGACTTTCGGTCGAAGCGGCTGA
- a CDS encoding acetate--CoA ligase family protein, translating to MISGILQSARARGVGVLSEIEGFEILRALGFETPSQIFVTGLAEARKASFTAIESGKAVVKVVSPDILHKSDVGGVAVIANDPEIIARTIGQMETKFGGANLTGFTVSEFIDYSPALGNELLLGMRWTDDFGAVVTLGAGGIYTDFLTANFKTGKDIAVFSSSLPDDETIKTELLKTAVATLLTGTLRGQKPRLQPAELRESIRKLLSVADEFCRAGVTDFEINPLVVRDQKLIALDILIKLGEVRSGEDNARPVHKIRNLLEPESIAVIGVSEKLNPGHIIVNNLLREEFDRRRIFIVKPEVDSIEGCRCFPDVASLPQTVDLFVISVAAAQVAETVSEIIELEKAESMIIIPGGLEEKSGSAEIVGRMRKALADSRRTAWRGPLINGGNCLGVRSQPGHYDTMFIPAYKLALPKGEVSPVCLISQSGAFVISKGNKLAGINPKYSISLGNQMDVTIGDYLTYLKDDPEIDLFAVYVEGFAPLDGVKFLRAAKEITASGRTVVLYRAGRTPDGAKATSSHTASIAGDYAVTRSLAQSAGVIVAETLNDFEDLTRLFTFLHGSEVSGKRLAAVSNAGFECVAFADNVGAFELNRFSNQTAGRLREIFKRSQIDTIIDAHNPLDLTPMANDAACEDVINALIEDDDFDVVIIGGVPLTPALNTLKADAGHNEDITREGSIVQRLIGLKDTTRKAFVTVVDAGTLYDPMAQMLEEHRIPVFRTADRAMRLFNVYCDQMLKADH from the coding sequence ATGATTTCCGGAATTCTTCAAAGCGCAAGGGCACGGGGCGTCGGTGTCTTGTCCGAGATCGAGGGCTTCGAGATACTCCGGGCTCTTGGATTCGAAACCCCTTCGCAGATCTTCGTAACGGGTCTTGCCGAGGCCCGGAAGGCAAGCTTCACAGCGATCGAAAGCGGCAAAGCGGTGGTCAAGGTGGTCTCGCCGGATATCCTTCATAAGAGCGATGTCGGCGGCGTTGCCGTGATTGCCAACGATCCGGAGATCATCGCCCGCACCATCGGACAGATGGAAACAAAGTTCGGCGGAGCGAATCTAACGGGTTTCACGGTCAGTGAGTTTATCGATTACAGCCCCGCGCTTGGAAACGAACTTTTGTTGGGAATGCGTTGGACGGACGATTTCGGCGCGGTCGTAACCCTCGGCGCCGGCGGGATCTACACCGACTTTTTGACGGCTAACTTCAAGACAGGGAAGGACATCGCCGTTTTTTCGAGTTCCTTGCCGGATGATGAAACGATCAAGACCGAGCTTCTGAAAACTGCTGTCGCGACGCTTCTGACAGGAACGCTTCGGGGACAAAAGCCTCGTCTGCAGCCGGCCGAATTGCGGGAATCGATCAGGAAGCTCCTGTCGGTCGCCGACGAGTTCTGTCGGGCGGGCGTGACCGATTTCGAGATCAATCCGCTCGTCGTCCGCGATCAAAAGCTGATCGCGCTGGACATTCTGATCAAACTCGGCGAAGTGCGATCCGGCGAGGACAACGCCCGTCCGGTCCATAAGATAAGAAATCTGCTCGAGCCGGAATCCATCGCGGTCATTGGTGTTTCGGAAAAGCTCAATCCCGGCCACATCATCGTCAACAACCTGCTTCGCGAAGAGTTCGACCGGCGGCGGATCTTTATCGTCAAACCTGAGGTGGACTCGATCGAGGGTTGCCGCTGTTTTCCCGACGTTGCCTCTCTGCCGCAGACGGTCGATCTGTTTGTCATCAGCGTTGCCGCGGCACAGGTTGCCGAAACCGTTTCGGAAATCATCGAACTCGAAAAGGCCGAGAGTATGATAATCATTCCGGGCGGGTTGGAAGAAAAAAGCGGAAGCGCCGAAATCGTCGGACGGATGCGAAAGGCACTCGCCGATTCGCGCCGGACAGCGTGGCGCGGGCCTTTGATTAACGGCGGCAACTGTCTGGGAGTTCGCTCGCAGCCGGGACATTACGACACGATGTTCATTCCGGCCTACAAACTTGCTCTGCCCAAAGGCGAGGTCTCGCCCGTCTGTCTGATATCGCAAAGCGGCGCATTCGTGATCTCAAAAGGGAACAAACTTGCCGGAATCAACCCGAAATACAGTATTTCGCTCGGCAATCAAATGGACGTCACGATCGGCGATTACCTGACTTATCTGAAGGATGATCCGGAAATCGATCTCTTTGCGGTCTATGTCGAAGGCTTTGCGCCGCTCGACGGCGTGAAGTTTCTGCGGGCGGCGAAAGAGATCACTGCCAGCGGAAGAACCGTCGTGCTTTATCGGGCCGGCAGAACGCCTGACGGCGCCAAGGCGACATCGAGCCATACGGCGTCGATCGCGGGAGATTACGCCGTCACGCGAAGCCTCGCTCAGAGCGCGGGCGTGATCGTTGCGGAAACGCTGAACGATTTTGAAGACCTGACCCGACTCTTCACGTTCCTGCACGGAAGCGAAGTTTCCGGCAAAAGGCTCGCGGCGGTTTCGAATGCAGGTTTTGAATGCGTTGCATTTGCCGACAACGTCGGAGCGTTTGAGCTGAATCGATTCAGCAACCAAACCGCCGGACGCCTGCGTGAGATTTTCAAACGTTCCCAGATCGACACGATCATTGACGCCCATAACCCGCTCGATCTGACGCCGATGGCCAACGACGCGGCGTGTGAAGACGTGATAAATGCCCTCATCGAAGACGACGATTTCGATGTCGTGATTATCGGCGGCGTTCCGCTCACACCCGCTTTGAACACGCTCAAAGCGGACGCCGGACACAATGAAGACATAACGCGGGAAGGCTCGATCGTGCAGCGTTTGATCGGATTGAAGGACACAACGAGAAAGGCGTTCGTGACGGTCGTCGATGCCGGAACGTTGTACGATCCGATGGCTCAGATGCTGGAAGAACACCGGATCCCGGTCTTCCGCACCGCCGACCGCGCAATGCGTCTGTTCAATGTCTACTGCGATCAAATGCTAAAGGCCGACCACTGA
- a CDS encoding ABC transporter ATP-binding protein yields the protein MLELKNITKTFGSVVANDDVSIRVEKGTIHAIVGENGAGKSTIMRIAYGFYNADSGSIEYGGKPVTINNPHDAIALGIGMVHQHFMLVDTMTVGENIILGAEGGNQASIDWKKANDAIRALSDELRLNIDPHSMIEDLSVGAQQRVELLKALYRKAEFLILDEPTAVLSPQEVEDFFNILRRMRDQGKTIVIITHKLEEVLAISDDVTVMRDGKVVGNVKTADTNAKELARMIVGRDVLLRVEKTDATPDGVVLEVENVSVAGKHGQAVAGVSFEVKAGEIVGIAGIEGNGQTELVEAIAGLTPVRSGSIRFGDREISKMTVRQRIELGIAHIPEDRHKRGLLLNSDLAENSILGVHYRAPVASGGFLNQATIDARVRSIIENFDVRPPDPTLSAKSLSGGNQQKLIIGREFDINPKLLLVSQPTRGVDIGAIEFIHRKLIGLRDAGSAVLLVSAELEEVTALADRLLVIREGKIVGEVDPRTTSVEEIGLMMTGGN from the coding sequence ATGCTTGAACTAAAAAACATTACAAAAACCTTCGGCAGCGTCGTTGCCAACGATGATGTTTCGATCCGCGTCGAAAAGGGGACGATCCACGCGATCGTCGGCGAGAACGGCGCGGGTAAGTCGACCATTATGCGGATCGCGTACGGTTTTTACAACGCCGATTCGGGTTCCATCGAATACGGCGGCAAACCGGTCACGATCAACAATCCGCACGACGCGATCGCGCTCGGCATCGGGATGGTGCATCAGCATTTTATGCTCGTCGATACGATGACCGTCGGCGAGAACATCATTCTCGGCGCCGAAGGCGGAAATCAGGCGAGCATTGACTGGAAAAAGGCGAATGATGCGATCCGCGCGCTTTCGGACGAACTACGACTCAACATTGATCCGCATTCGATGATCGAAGACCTTTCGGTCGGCGCGCAGCAACGGGTCGAATTGCTCAAGGCGCTGTACCGCAAGGCGGAGTTTCTGATCCTCGACGAACCGACAGCCGTTCTTTCGCCGCAGGAGGTCGAGGATTTCTTCAATATATTGCGCCGGATGCGCGATCAGGGAAAGACGATCGTGATCATCACGCACAAGCTCGAAGAAGTGCTGGCGATCTCGGACGACGTGACAGTAATGCGCGACGGCAAAGTCGTCGGCAACGTGAAGACGGCGGACACCAACGCCAAGGAACTCGCGCGGATGATCGTCGGACGCGACGTCCTGTTGCGCGTCGAGAAGACCGACGCAACGCCGGATGGGGTCGTCCTCGAGGTCGAAAACGTCTCGGTCGCCGGCAAGCACGGTCAGGCGGTTGCCGGTGTTTCGTTCGAGGTGAAGGCGGGCGAGATCGTCGGGATCGCCGGAATCGAAGGGAACGGGCAGACGGAGTTGGTCGAAGCCATCGCCGGATTGACGCCGGTCCGGTCTGGATCGATCCGTTTCGGCGATCGCGAGATCTCCAAAATGACCGTGCGGCAACGGATCGAACTCGGCATCGCGCATATCCCGGAAGACAGGCACAAGCGCGGGCTTTTGCTCAATTCGGACCTTGCCGAAAATTCCATTCTCGGCGTTCATTACCGCGCGCCGGTCGCGAGCGGCGGATTTTTGAATCAGGCGACGATCGATGCGCGCGTCCGTTCGATCATCGAGAATTTCGATGTACGTCCGCCGGATCCGACACTGTCCGCGAAATCGCTTTCGGGCGGCAATCAGCAAAAACTGATCATCGGAAGGGAATTCGACATCAATCCGAAACTCCTCCTTGTGTCGCAGCCGACGCGCGGCGTCGATATCGGCGCGATCGAATTCATCCACCGCAAGCTGATCGGCCTTCGTGACGCAGGTTCCGCTGTTTTGCTCGTTTCAGCGGAACTTGAAGAGGTGACGGCGCTCGCCGACCGCCTGCTAGTCATTCGCGAAGGCAAGATCGTCGGCGAGGTCGACCCGCGGACGACCTCCGTAGAAGAGATCGGCCTGATGATGACCGGAGGAAACTGA
- a CDS encoding transposase, protein MSSWRPRGIFAGYLTHGGGHDRAGACRQDDRNVRNGTRKRTADAGYGSEENYAYLERAIKAFVRHEAQGEVRGRQLQYDAETDTYRCPAGHVMEFWRIAEDDAERPEAKRQNLPDRGLRRMSDAGRMFEGRGGRSIERNEEVLRHRRKAREMLESEKGVERRKQRYEVEAVIGNIKENKKFRRFLLRGWQKYRLRSD, encoded by the coding sequence ATGTCCAGCTGGCGACCGAGGGGCATTTTCGCCGGGTACCTGACACATGGCGGGGGACACGACCGCGCCGGAGCATGTCGGCAAGATGATCGAAACGTACGGAACGGAACCCGAAAGCGTACGGCGGATGCGGGTTACGGCAGTGAAGAGAACTACGCCTATCTGGAGAGGGCGATCAAGGCATTTGTTCGGCATGAAGCCCAAGGGGAAGTTCGCGGCAGACAACTTCAATACGACGCAGAGACCGATACTTACCGGTGTCCGGCGGGGCACGTGATGGAGTTCTGGAGGATCGCGGAAGACGACGCAGAACGGCCGGAAGCAAAACGTCAAAATCTACCGGACCGAGGCCTGCGGCGGATGTCCGATGCGGGCCGAATGTTCGAAGGGCGAGGGGGACGGTCGATCGAGCGCAACGAAGAAGTTCTGAGGCACCGGCGCAAGGCGCGCGAGATGCTCGAAAGCGAGAAAGGCGTCGAACGGAGGAAACAACGGTACGAGGTCGAGGCGGTGATCGGAAACATAAAGGAAAACAAGAAATTCAGAAGGTTCTTACTGAGGGGTTGGCAAAAGTACAGATTGAGATCGGATTGA
- a CDS encoding indolepyruvate ferredoxin oxidoreductase: MTQKVLLGDEAVALGAIDAGIHAAYAYPGTPSTEILEYLLAHKQKHNKPFAAWCANEKTSYEEALGVSFAGRRAMVSMKHVGLNVAADPFINSALVTINGGLVVVSADDPGMHSSQNEQDSRYYADFAHIVCLEPANQQEAYEMTREAFDVSERFHIPVMVRIVTRLAHSRSVVNVSEPRAESPLSRADSPASWILLPVNARRQWHKLLETQKDLLDYSERSAYNSLRLSKDNNELGVITTGIAKNYYLENLSELDSEPSHLHIGVYPLPVEKIRKLVSHVKRVLILEEGYPYLERYLRGIIEPAVRIQGKLSGEVPREGELTPDNIRNALDLPPHRGLELSGFALPNRPPRLCTGCPHADSFHAIKGAVDANESVFMASDIGCYSLGALPPYSAIETCVCMGASIGMAKGASDAGLRPAIATIGDSTFLHSGVTALMDCIAADTDMTVIILDNETVGMTGGQPTILPDSRLESVVLGLGAKPEHVYVLSAHPKQNERNAEIIHQEINYNGLSVIITVRECLETLRRKKRDKQAEPAGSELVAV, from the coding sequence ATGACACAGAAGGTTTTACTCGGGGATGAAGCAGTTGCGCTGGGGGCGATCGATGCGGGAATTCACGCCGCCTACGCCTATCCGGGCACCCCATCGACCGAGATTCTTGAGTATTTATTGGCTCATAAACAAAAACATAACAAACCATTTGCTGCCTGGTGCGCCAACGAAAAAACATCTTACGAAGAAGCGCTCGGTGTCTCATTTGCAGGTCGCCGAGCGATGGTTTCGATGAAGCACGTCGGCTTGAACGTCGCCGCGGATCCATTTATCAACTCCGCATTGGTGACGATCAACGGCGGCCTCGTCGTCGTTTCGGCGGATGATCCGGGAATGCACAGTTCTCAGAACGAACAGGACAGCCGGTATTACGCAGATTTCGCGCACATCGTTTGTCTCGAACCGGCAAATCAGCAAGAGGCCTACGAAATGACCCGCGAGGCTTTTGATGTTTCCGAGAGATTCCACATTCCCGTGATGGTTCGGATCGTCACCCGGTTGGCTCACAGTCGGAGTGTCGTCAATGTCAGCGAGCCGCGGGCCGAAAGCCCGCTTTCGAGGGCTGACTCTCCGGCATCCTGGATCCTGCTTCCCGTCAATGCGCGCCGGCAATGGCACAAACTCCTTGAGACGCAAAAGGACCTCCTCGATTATTCCGAAAGATCGGCGTACAACTCGCTCAGACTTTCGAAGGACAACAACGAACTCGGCGTGATCACCACCGGAATCGCAAAGAATTATTATCTTGAAAATCTTTCCGAACTCGATTCCGAGCCGTCCCATTTGCATATCGGAGTCTATCCGCTTCCGGTCGAGAAGATCAGAAAGCTCGTTTCGCACGTTAAAAGGGTTCTGATTCTGGAAGAAGGTTATCCCTATCTCGAAAGATATCTGCGCGGAATCATTGAGCCCGCGGTCCGGATTCAAGGAAAATTGTCGGGCGAGGTTCCAAGGGAGGGAGAGCTGACGCCTGACAACATCCGGAACGCTCTGGACCTGCCTCCTCACCGCGGACTTGAACTTTCCGGGTTCGCGTTGCCGAATCGTCCGCCAAGGCTCTGCACGGGCTGCCCGCACGCCGACAGCTTTCACGCGATCAAAGGTGCTGTCGATGCCAATGAGAGCGTCTTTATGGCATCCGATATCGGCTGCTATTCGCTCGGGGCTCTGCCGCCGTATTCGGCGATCGAAACGTGCGTTTGTATGGGCGCTTCGATCGGAATGGCGAAAGGCGCTTCCGACGCCGGTCTTCGTCCGGCGATCGCGACCATCGGAGACAGCACGTTTTTGCATTCGGGCGTTACGGCCCTTATGGATTGCATCGCCGCGGATACGGATATGACGGTCATTATTCTGGACAACGAAACAGTCGGAATGACCGGCGGGCAGCCGACGATTCTTCCGGATTCGAGGCTTGAAAGCGTGGTCCTGGGTTTGGGCGCCAAGCCTGAGCACGTTTATGTTCTGAGTGCCCATCCGAAACAGAATGAACGCAACGCGGAAATCATCCATCAAGAAATAAATTACAACGGACTATCCGTGATCATCACAGTCCGCGAATGCCTTGAAACGCTGAGAAGGAAAAAACGCGATAAACAAGCTGAACCGGCCGGTTCCGAACTTGTTGCCGTTTGA
- a CDS encoding indolepyruvate oxidoreductase subunit beta: protein MKYDIIMAGVGGQGALSVSSIIASSAMSEGFYVKQSELHGMSQRGGAVVAHLRISDKPISSDMIPVGAASMILSMEPLESLRYLAYLSADGMLVTSTDPMKNIANYPDLGEVLRQIELTPHHVMLDSDQVAKKTGSAHSGNMVMVGAASHFLPVRAETIEKFISQMFARKGEKVVTANLKAYHAGRLAAEGSPGL, encoded by the coding sequence ATGAAATACGACATCATAATGGCGGGCGTCGGCGGACAAGGCGCGCTTTCCGTTTCGAGTATCATCGCGTCGAGCGCGATGAGCGAGGGCTTTTATGTCAAACAGTCCGAGCTTCACGGAATGTCACAGCGCGGCGGGGCGGTCGTCGCCCATTTGCGCATATCCGATAAGCCGATTTCCAGCGATATGATCCCGGTGGGTGCCGCGTCGATGATCTTGAGTATGGAGCCTCTGGAAAGCCTCCGTTATCTGGCTTATTTGTCGGCAGACGGGATGTTGGTTACCTCGACCGATCCGATGAAGAACATCGCGAATTATCCCGATCTTGGCGAAGTTCTGCGACAGATCGAACTGACGCCGCATCACGTGATGCTTGACAGCGATCAGGTAGCCAAAAAGACGGGCTCGGCGCATTCGGGGAATATGGTTATGGTGGGTGCGGCCTCGCATTTTCTGCCCGTTCGGGCCGAGACCATTGAAAAGTTCATCTCTCAGATGTTCGCCCGAAAGGGTGAGAAGGTCGTCACCGCAAATCTCAAGGCGTATCACGCGGGCAGGCTCGCTGCCGAAGGATCGCCGGGCCTATGA
- the cas1 gene encoding CRISPR-associated endonuclease Cas1, with the protein MEQLHAKLFSPNALRRAWRRVEESDGCAGIDGVSIPRFAARIDVEIARLSNDLIGGAYLPLPLLRFAIPKKSGGERVLNVAAVRDRIAQHAVIAHVEPLFEAEFENCSYGYRRGRSVKQALAQIKFLRDSGYTWVVEADIESYFDSVDHALLLKTVTELIADEKILNLISSWIAARIYDGKKLFTVDRGLPQGQPVSPYLANLFLDSFDEEISAGGRKLVRFADDFLILCKSKPKAQSALKLTRQILAGLKLSVNEGKTRVTNFAEGFRYLGATFTHSFCLVPTPGSAEKNDVDMPFRLFSSEAYKTMPGGFNPAISREIKEALGLMEEEMTIESVKDASAHATEPNEFAPPALYTLCTLYVHEHGAVISCENSRIRIEKDDAELLSLPIAKLDQIILYGNSQVTTAAIKSCLKERIPISFFAGQGRFLGSIEARSPENVELRKLQFERSADESFVTDTARRIVAGKIASGRALLMRRQRENKSPSLDEALQSMATAADSLAEAADNEQIFGCEGAAGAAYFRGFSCCIDPPFEFKTRSRRPPLDPVNSLLSFGYSMLFQNIYALVRGRGLSTDIGNLHAVSYGHPALCSDLIEEFRAPVVDALVTRVINSKMFSTDDFAFEDWNHDEDEEADGAAAAADQAPMQFCRLSDDARRKFVRQFESRMNTVTAHKGAGIKTTWRGCIDLQIGHYIKVLRGEIPAYRPMEFR; encoded by the coding sequence ATGGAGCAACTTCACGCAAAACTCTTCTCCCCCAATGCGCTCCGCCGCGCTTGGAGGCGCGTCGAGGAATCGGACGGGTGCGCCGGAATCGACGGCGTTTCGATTCCGCGTTTCGCCGCTCGGATCGACGTTGAGATAGCCCGTTTAAGCAACGATCTGATCGGCGGGGCATATCTTCCGCTACCGCTTTTGCGTTTCGCGATACCGAAGAAATCCGGTGGCGAGCGGGTCCTGAATGTCGCCGCCGTTCGCGACCGCATCGCGCAACACGCCGTGATCGCCCACGTCGAACCGCTGTTCGAAGCGGAATTCGAAAACTGCTCATACGGCTACCGGCGCGGGCGATCGGTAAAACAGGCGCTTGCGCAGATCAAGTTCCTGCGCGACTCGGGCTATACGTGGGTCGTCGAGGCGGACATCGAATCTTATTTTGATTCGGTTGATCACGCGCTGCTGCTGAAAACGGTCACCGAACTGATCGCCGATGAAAAGATCCTGAACCTAATCTCGTCATGGATCGCCGCGCGGATCTACGACGGGAAGAAACTGTTCACGGTTGATCGCGGTCTGCCGCAGGGGCAGCCCGTCTCGCCGTATCTGGCAAACCTGTTTCTCGACTCGTTCGACGAAGAGATCAGCGCCGGCGGCCGAAAGCTTGTCCGTTTCGCGGACGATTTTCTTATTCTCTGCAAAAGCAAGCCGAAGGCGCAGTCGGCGCTCAAACTGACGCGACAAATACTCGCCGGGCTCAAACTTTCCGTGAACGAAGGCAAAACGCGCGTCACGAATTTCGCCGAGGGGTTCCGCTATTTGGGCGCGACATTTACGCATAGTTTCTGCCTTGTTCCGACGCCGGGGTCTGCTGAGAAGAACGATGTCGATATGCCGTTCCGGCTTTTTTCTTCGGAGGCTTACAAAACAATGCCGGGCGGATTCAACCCCGCGATAAGCCGCGAAATCAAAGAAGCGCTCGGATTGATGGAGGAAGAAATGACGATCGAATCAGTGAAAGACGCATCAGCCCATGCGACCGAGCCCAACGAGTTTGCGCCGCCGGCGCTCTATACGCTCTGCACGCTTTACGTTCATGAGCATGGCGCGGTAATCAGTTGCGAGAACTCGCGAATCCGGATTGAGAAGGACGATGCCGAGTTGCTGTCGTTGCCGATCGCGAAACTTGACCAGATAATTCTCTACGGCAACTCGCAGGTGACGACGGCGGCAATCAAAAGTTGTCTCAAAGAACGGATCCCAATTTCGTTTTTCGCCGGTCAGGGACGGTTTCTCGGCAGTATCGAGGCACGGTCGCCGGAAAACGTCGAGCTTCGGAAATTGCAGTTCGAACGATCGGCGGACGAGAGTTTCGTCACCGACACCGCCCGCCGAATCGTCGCCGGCAAGATCGCGAGCGGCCGCGCGTTGCTTATGCGCCGCCAGCGTGAAAACAAAAGCCCATCGCTCGACGAGGCGCTTCAGTCAATGGCAACGGCTGCCGATTCGCTTGCCGAAGCGGCTGACAATGAACAGATTTTCGGATGCGAAGGGGCGGCGGGGGCGGCCTATTTTCGCGGCTTCAGTTGCTGTATCGATCCGCCGTTCGAATTCAAGACCCGCTCACGGCGGCCACCGCTTGATCCGGTCAACTCGTTGCTGTCGTTCGGATACTCGATGCTTTTTCAGAATATCTACGCTTTGGTTCGCGGACGTGGACTGTCGACCGATATCGGAAACCTGCACGCCGTCAGTTACGGTCATCCGGCGCTTTGCTCGGATCTCATCGAAGAATTCCGCGCGCCGGTCGTCGATGCGCTGGTTACGAGGGTGATAAACTCGAAAATGTTTTCAACCGACGATTTTGCGTTCGAGGACTGGAATCACGACGAAGACGAAGAGGCGGACGGCGCCGCGGCGGCGGCCGATCAGGCTCCGATGCAATTTTGCAGGCTCAGCGATGACGCCCGAAGGAAATTCGTAAGGCAGTTTGAGAGCCGTATGAACACGGTGACGGCGCACAAAGGGGCGGGAATCAAGACGACTTGGCGCGGTTGTATCGATCTCCAGATCGGGCATTACATAAAAGTGCTGCGCGGCGAAATTCCCGCTTATCGGCCGATGGAGTTCAGGTAG
- a CDS encoding transposase → MKVLVYAYLRNIYSSRKIEQALQENVHFMWLAGNARPDHNTLADFRSKRLKDHLEKIFSRGAAACRRGAVSLREVILTGRRSRRTRTGTRSSGQRRWSGTSSG, encoded by the coding sequence TTGAAGGTGCTGGTTTACGCGTATCTTCGGAATATCTATTCGTCCCGGAAGATCGAGCAGGCGTTGCAGGAAAACGTGCATTTCATGTGGCTCGCCGGCAACGCGAGGCCGGACCACAACACGCTGGCGGACTTTCGGTCGAAGCGGCTGAAAGATCATCTTGAGAAGATCTTTTCGCGGGGCGCTGCTGCTTGTCGAAGAGGGGCGGTATCGTTGCGGGAAGTGATACTGACGGGACGAAGATCGAGGCGAACGCGAACCGGTACACGTTCGTCTGGGCAAAGACGGTGGAGCGGAACAAGCAGCGGATAA